From bacterium:
CGCGCCTTGCCCTTCACATCACGGATTTGCGCGAAGGTCTTGCTCGAAAGCAGCTCGACGACCGAGTTGCGGATCGCCGCGCGGCTCGCCTCGCAGCCCTTGGCGACTTCTTCGTTGGCCGCCTCAAGCTCGATCGCGGTCTTCAGGAAACGCGGCTGGTCCGTGTCGGCCAGGTTCACGACGAATTCCTCGAGCGCCACCGTGGGGCGCGGCTTGGCCGGCGCCTTGATCGTCTCGACCTCCTCGGCCGGCGCCGCCTCGGACGATCCACCGATGACGCCAAGCAGAAACAGAGCGGCGACTGCGGCGCCGATAATGACGACACCCCCCAGGATGAAGAACAGCTTCTTCTTTCCGCCGCCTGCCGGCTTTTGAACGCCCGTGGCTTCGGTTTCGTTTGCGGCCATCACGTGACCCCCGTTTCAAAACCCCCAAAAGGGGTCGTCATGCCTGTGGAATTCGTACGTGCATGGAGTTGTGCAATGGATGTGCCACGCGTTTTGACAAAATTCCGCCGTCAGCCCGCAAGCGGCGTCGGCCGACGCGGAAAGGATTATCAGCAATGATTTCAAATAGTTGACGATGATTTCGGAGAGACGCGTCGCGTTCGGCGGGTTGACAACGCAAGTCCGGGACCGGCGCGGTGGCGCCCGGTCCCGGCTTCAGGTGTCAGCGTTTTGACAAGCGAAATCAGGCGGCGGGCAGGATCACGCGGTAAGCCGTCAACGGCCCGTCATCG
This genomic window contains:
- a CDS encoding flagellar basal body-associated FliL family protein — encoded protein: MAANETEATGVQKPAGGGKKKLFFILGGVVIIGAAVAALFLLGVIGGSSEAAPAEEVETIKAPAKPRPTVALEEFVVNLADTDQPRFLKTAIELEAANEEVAKGCEASRAAIRNSVVELLSSKTFAQIRDVKGKARLRQEIIVRLNEILGTNGVTQVYFTDFIVQ